One part of the Excalfactoria chinensis isolate bCotChi1 chromosome 8, bCotChi1.hap2, whole genome shotgun sequence genome encodes these proteins:
- the SERBP1 gene encoding SERPINE1 mRNA-binding protein 1 isoform X4 produces MPGHLQEGFGCVVTNRFDQLFDDESDPFEVLRAAESRRKESGGGGGAQGGGGARGGPAGAQSNSSGGAGGGGPGQAGSGGGAGSAAKQLRRESQKERKNPLPPFAASAGGERREEGGGQPGAPLRKEGIRRIGRRPDQQQQQQGEGKPIDRRPERRPPRERRFDKPADEKGEGGEFSVDKPILDRPMRGRGGLGRGRGRGRGMGRGDGFDSRGKREFDRHSGSDRSSVSHSHFSGLKHEDKRGGSGSHNWGTVKDELTELDQSAVTEETPEGEEHPPADSENKENEVEEVKEEGPKEMTLDEWKAIQSKDRAKVEFNIRKPNEGADGQWKKGFVLHKSKSEETKAMTEMQGSLLESNEAHAEDSVMDHHFRKPANDITSQLEINFGDLGRPGRGGRGGRGGRGRGGRASRGGRTDKLVKEFDVIHTPNQSSASAPDVDDPEAFPALS; encoded by the exons ATGCCCGGACACCTGCAGGAGGGCTTCGGCTGCGTCGTCACCAACCGCTTCGACCAGCTTTTCGATGACGAGTCCGACCCCTTCGAGGTGCTGCGGGCGGCCGAGAGTCGGCGGAAAgagagcggcggcggcggcggggcccaggggggcggcggggcccgaGGCGGCCCGGCGGGGGCGCAGAGCAACAGCTCGGGCGGTGCCGGCGGCGGAGGTCCGGGCCAGGCGGGCTCGGGCGGCGGAGCGGGCAGCGCGGCCAAGCAGCTGCGCAGGGAGTCCCAGAAGGAGCGCAAGAACCCGCTGCCGCCCTTCGCCGCCTCCGCCGGGGGAGAGCGCCGGGAGGAGGGCGGCGGGCAGCCCGGAGCGCCGCTGCGGAAGGAGG GGATAAGGCGCATTGGCAGGAGGCctgatcagcagcagcagcagcagggtgaaGGCAAACCCATTGACAGGAGACCTGAGAGACGACCTCCCCGTGAGCGCCGATTTGATAAACCTGCCGATGAGAAGGGCGAAGGAGGAGAATTCTCTGTTGATAA ACCCATCCTGGACCGACCGATGCGTGGCCGTGGTGGACTTGGAAGAGGCCGCGGCCGTGGCCGTGGGATGGGCAGAGGAGATGGGTTTGACTCTCGTGGCAAACGTGAATTTGACAGACATAGTGGCAGCGATAGATC ttctgtttcacattcacattTCAGCGGCCTAAAGCACGAGGACAAGCGAGGTGGCAGTGGATCACACAACTGGGGAACCGTCAAAGACGAGCTCAC TGAATTGGATCAGTCTGCTGTAACTGAGGAGACGCCAGAGGGAGAGGAACATCCGCCTGCTGATTCTGAAAACAA GGAAAATGAGGTTGAAGAAGTTAAGGAGGAAGGTCCTAAGGAAATGACCCTGGACGAATGGAAAGCTATTCAAAGTAAGGATCGTGCAAAGGTTGAGTTCAACATCCGTAAACCAAATGAGGGTGCTGATGGGCAATGGAAAAAAGGATTTGTTCTTCACAAGTCAAAGAGCGAGGAG ACAAAGGCGATGACAGAAATGCAGGGGAGTCTGCTGGAGTCAAATGAG GCTCATGCTGAGGACTCGGTAATGGATCATCACTTCCGTAAGCCTGCCAATGACATCACATCCCAGCTGGAGATCAACTTTGGAGACCTTGGCCGCCCCGGACGCGGTGGCCGAGGGGGCCGGGGTGGCCGAGGACGTGGAGGCAGGGCCAGCCGTGGGGGCAGGACTGACAAG tTGGTGAAGGAGTTTGATGTGATCCACACGCCCAACCAG tcGAGTGCTTCTGCTCCTGATGTAGATGACCCAGAGGCTTTCCCAGCTCTGTCCTAA
- the IL12RB2 gene encoding interleukin-12 receptor subunit beta-2, with the protein MQTAWVVPVTVCLLPYFTAEACSEGNVSASKPAHGVTEICEKGNMAASTAAHVQPGTNVTLSCQLKQLKYSQQCKTALFFNGSELISNYGTSVSSTFPVSAYGKHMFTCKIDCEYKKKLICGIDIESGNPPDQPKNVSCIQYGTDGNLTCTWDKGRFTHMNTTYVIQLSDGTDTLCFSEESLSNKFGLLVLSTKLNFESTYRLVVVASNKLGSAFSQPLKFMLIDIVQPRPPNFLVECERSATNCSLFWHSEGQGQHCRVRYRPLSSSTWNTVRSLNSENCSLHGLEPHTEYEFQVSCKIHPERGLWSNWSTFQIRTPEAVPTGLLDVWYKKQDVDSQMQNISLFWKALQQSEARGKILHYTVTFEALSHGEPKAMETNVTTQTSYTRVTPKMGYKITVTADNSRGSSPPASILTNPGTQDLPSPQNVSVMAMGNNSILVSWEPPIKSTASISGYVVEWISTHRKSSLEPHPSWIRLVPSNLSVVIPEHIEDEVCYHISVFALYQDRAGQATSARGYSREKAPAAGPQVNAKPRADSILVSWEEIPPHQQMGCITGYKIYLQRKASAVDPDVAIYNTASRHPFHITDLQRGECYALWMTALTDAGESPWGNSELVCLESAMDWIIVLTCSFFILSACLCSLRPARKLFLLLFSATVPRWYSKAIPDPANATWAKNDRSMKGELSVPSSLLVHNASSFEEPETTEVEESFTKTGCQAFQDRLIFSSITPSRNHDWQLESSFEKQDSEYRPLPSSTDGGSYEHQLPDLYQKMVLEVTEQTQTVCEYIANPVTDRATAYLPSAISAPVTDTTEGDPDLLCNPISVFPTTFLTPEFPCRGKLNLDTVRLSSSSFTR; encoded by the exons ATGCAAACTGCGTGGGTCGTACCCGTCACAGTCTGTTTGCTGCCGTACTTCACAGCAG AAGCGTGCAGTGAAGGAAACGTGTCTGCCAGCAAACCTGCCCACGGTGTCACAGAGATATGCGAGAAGGGAAACATGGCTGCTAGCACTGCTGCTCACGTCCAGCCTGGAACCAACGTTACCCTCTCATGCCAGCTCAAACAACTGAAGTACAGCCAGCAGTGCAAGACAGCTCTTTTCTTTAACGGTTCTGAACTGATTAGCAATTACGGCACTTCAGTAAGCAGCACATTTCCAGTCAGTGCATATGGCAAACACATGTTTACTTGCAAAATAGATTGTGAATACAAGAAAAAGCTCATTTGTGGAATTGATATAGAGTCTGGAA ATCCTCCAGATCAGCCAAAAAATGTGTCATGTATCCAGTATGGGACAGATGGCAACCTCACCTGCACCTGGGATAAAGGAAGGTTTACGCACATGAACACCACATACGTGATACA GCTATCGGATGGGACTGACACCTTATGTTTCTCAGAAGAAAGCCTGAGTAATAAGTTTGGTTTGCTGGTTCTGAGCACAAAGTTGAACTTTGAATCTACTTACAGACTTGTGGTTGTCGCCTCCAACAAACTAGGAAGTGCTTTTTCACAGCCACTTAAATTCATGCTCATAGACATAG TGCAACCACGTCCTCCAAACTTTTTAGTGGAATGTGAACGTTCAGCAACAAACTGCTCGTTGTTTTGGCACAGTGAAGGCCaagggcagcactgcagagtgAGATACCGGCCACTGAGCAGTTCCACCTGGAACACG GTTAGAAGTTTAAATAGTGAAAATTGCAGTCTTCATGGTCTGGAGCCTCATACAGAGTATGAATTTCAAGTGAGCTGTAAAATTCATCCTGAGAGGGGACTGTGGAGTAACTGGAGTACATTCCAGATCCGGACTCCAGAAGCAG TGCCTACCGGGCTCTTAGATGTCTGGTACAAAAAGCAGGATGTGGACTCTCAAATGcagaacatttctcttttttggaaG GCTTTGCAGCAGTCGGAGGCGAGAGGAAAAATCCTGCATTACACGGTGACCTTCGAAGCACTAAGCCACGGGGAGCCCAAAGCAATGGAAACAAACGTGACCACACAAACCAGCTACACCAGAGTCACTCCAAAGATGGGCTACAAGATAACAGTCACTGCTGACAACTCGAGGGGAAGCTCACCTCCTGCTTCCATCCTGACTAACCCGGGCACCCAAG ATTTACCCTCTCCTCAGAACGTCTCTGTTATGGCGATGGGAAATAACAGCATCTTGGTCAGCTGGGAACCTCCCATTAAATCCACTGCATCCATCAGTGGGTACGTTGTGGAATGGATAAGCACCCATAGGAAGAGCAGCCTGgagccccatccaagctggatAAGGCttgtcccatccaacctgtctgTAGTGATACCAG AGCACATAGAGGACGAGGTGTGCTACCACATCAGTGTGTTTGCGCTGTATCAGGACAGAGCTGGGCAAGCGACATCAGCGAGGGGATACTCGAGAGAAAAAG CACCAGCAGCTGGGCCACAGGTGAACGCAAAGCCACGGGCTGACAGCATCTTGGTGTCATGGGAAGAAATCCCTCCCCACCAGCAAATGGGCTGCATCACGGGGTACAAGATATACCTGCAGAGAAAGGCCAGTGCTGTGGATCCTGATGTAG CCATTTATAATACAGCATCCCGACATCCGTTCCACATCACAGACCTACAGCGTGGGGAGTGCTACGCCCTGTGGATGACAGCACTGACGGACGCTGGGGAAAGTCCCTGGGGAAACAGCGAGCTGGTCTGCTTGGAAA GTGCCATGGACTGGATTATTGTGCTCACCTGCAGCTTCTTCATACTCTCAGCCTGCCTTTGCTCCCTGCGTCCTGCGAGAAAACT ATTCCTCTTGCTCTTTTCTGCCACTGTACCTCGGTGGTACAGCAAAGCCATTCCGGATCCAGCTAATGCTACATGGGCTAAGAACGACCGGTCTATGAAG GGTGAGCTGAGCGTACCTTCCAGTCTGCTCGTGCACAACGCCAGCAGTTTTGAAGAGCCTGAAACAACAGAGGTGGAGGAAAGCTTCACAAAGACAGGCTGCCAGGCTTTCCAGGACAGGCTCATCTTCAGCAGCATCACCCCCAGCAGAAATCACGACTGGcaactggaaagcagctttgagAAGCAGGACTCAGAGTACAGGCCTCtacccagcagcacagatggTGGCAGTTACGAGCATCAGCTTCCCGACCTGTACCAGAAGATGGTGCTGGAAGTGACAGAGCAAACACAAACTGTTTGCGAGTACATTGCTAATCCAGTGACTGACAGGGCTACAGCTTACCTGCCCTCAGCCATCTCAGCACCTGTCACAGACACTACGGAAGGAGACCCCGACCTTTTGTGCAATCCCATCTCTGTCTTCCCAACAACTTTTCTGACACCAGAATTTCCCTGCAGAGGGAAACTTAATTTGGACACGGtgaggctgagcagcagctctttcaCAAGGTAG
- the SERBP1 gene encoding SERPINE1 mRNA-binding protein 1 isoform X2 translates to MPGHLQEGFGCVVTNRFDQLFDDESDPFEVLRAAESRRKESGGGGGAQGGGGARGGPAGAQSNSSGGAGGGGPGQAGSGGGAGSAAKQLRRESQKERKNPLPPFAASAGGERREEGGGQPGAPLRKEGIRRIGRRPDQQQQQQGEGKPIDRRPERRPPRERRFDKPADEKGEGGEFSVDKPILDRPMRGRGGLGRGRGRGRGMGRGDGFDSRGKREFDRHSGSDRSSVSHSHFSGLKHEDKRGGSGSHNWGTVKDELTELDQSAVTEETPEGEEHPPADSENKENEVEEVKEEGPKEMTLDEWKAIQSKDRAKVEFNIRKPNEGADGQWKKGFVLHKSKSEEAHAEDSVMDHHFRKPANDITSQLEINFGDLGRPGRGGRGGRGGRGRGGRASRGGRTDKLVKEFDVIHTPNQSSASAPDVDDPEAFPALS, encoded by the exons ATGCCCGGACACCTGCAGGAGGGCTTCGGCTGCGTCGTCACCAACCGCTTCGACCAGCTTTTCGATGACGAGTCCGACCCCTTCGAGGTGCTGCGGGCGGCCGAGAGTCGGCGGAAAgagagcggcggcggcggcggggcccaggggggcggcggggcccgaGGCGGCCCGGCGGGGGCGCAGAGCAACAGCTCGGGCGGTGCCGGCGGCGGAGGTCCGGGCCAGGCGGGCTCGGGCGGCGGAGCGGGCAGCGCGGCCAAGCAGCTGCGCAGGGAGTCCCAGAAGGAGCGCAAGAACCCGCTGCCGCCCTTCGCCGCCTCCGCCGGGGGAGAGCGCCGGGAGGAGGGCGGCGGGCAGCCCGGAGCGCCGCTGCGGAAGGAGG GGATAAGGCGCATTGGCAGGAGGCctgatcagcagcagcagcagcagggtgaaGGCAAACCCATTGACAGGAGACCTGAGAGACGACCTCCCCGTGAGCGCCGATTTGATAAACCTGCCGATGAGAAGGGCGAAGGAGGAGAATTCTCTGTTGATAA ACCCATCCTGGACCGACCGATGCGTGGCCGTGGTGGACTTGGAAGAGGCCGCGGCCGTGGCCGTGGGATGGGCAGAGGAGATGGGTTTGACTCTCGTGGCAAACGTGAATTTGACAGACATAGTGGCAGCGATAGATC ttctgtttcacattcacattTCAGCGGCCTAAAGCACGAGGACAAGCGAGGTGGCAGTGGATCACACAACTGGGGAACCGTCAAAGACGAGCTCAC TGAATTGGATCAGTCTGCTGTAACTGAGGAGACGCCAGAGGGAGAGGAACATCCGCCTGCTGATTCTGAAAACAA GGAAAATGAGGTTGAAGAAGTTAAGGAGGAAGGTCCTAAGGAAATGACCCTGGACGAATGGAAAGCTATTCAAAGTAAGGATCGTGCAAAGGTTGAGTTCAACATCCGTAAACCAAATGAGGGTGCTGATGGGCAATGGAAAAAAGGATTTGTTCTTCACAAGTCAAAGAGCGAGGAG GCTCATGCTGAGGACTCGGTAATGGATCATCACTTCCGTAAGCCTGCCAATGACATCACATCCCAGCTGGAGATCAACTTTGGAGACCTTGGCCGCCCCGGACGCGGTGGCCGAGGGGGCCGGGGTGGCCGAGGACGTGGAGGCAGGGCCAGCCGTGGGGGCAGGACTGACAAG tTGGTGAAGGAGTTTGATGTGATCCACACGCCCAACCAG tcGAGTGCTTCTGCTCCTGATGTAGATGACCCAGAGGCTTTCCCAGCTCTGTCCTAA
- the SERBP1 gene encoding SERPINE1 mRNA-binding protein 1 isoform X3 encodes MPGHLQEGFGCVVTNRFDQLFDDESDPFEVLRAAESRRKESGGGGGAQGGGGARGGPAGAQSNSSGGAGGGGPGQAGSGGGAGSAAKQLRRESQKERKNPLPPFAASAGGERREEGGGQPGAPLRKEGIRRIGRRPDQQQQQQGEGKPIDRRPERRPPRERRFDKPADEKGEGGEFSVDKPILDRPMRGRGGLGRGRGRGRGMGRGDGFDSRGKREFDRHSGSDRSGLKHEDKRGGSGSHNWGTVKDELTELDQSAVTEETPEGEEHPPADSENKENEVEEVKEEGPKEMTLDEWKAIQSKDRAKVEFNIRKPNEGADGQWKKGFVLHKSKSEEAHAEDSVMDHHFRKPANDITSQLEINFGDLGRPGRGGRGGRGGRGRGGRASRGGRTDKLVKEFDVIHTPNQSSASAPDVDDPEAFPALS; translated from the exons ATGCCCGGACACCTGCAGGAGGGCTTCGGCTGCGTCGTCACCAACCGCTTCGACCAGCTTTTCGATGACGAGTCCGACCCCTTCGAGGTGCTGCGGGCGGCCGAGAGTCGGCGGAAAgagagcggcggcggcggcggggcccaggggggcggcggggcccgaGGCGGCCCGGCGGGGGCGCAGAGCAACAGCTCGGGCGGTGCCGGCGGCGGAGGTCCGGGCCAGGCGGGCTCGGGCGGCGGAGCGGGCAGCGCGGCCAAGCAGCTGCGCAGGGAGTCCCAGAAGGAGCGCAAGAACCCGCTGCCGCCCTTCGCCGCCTCCGCCGGGGGAGAGCGCCGGGAGGAGGGCGGCGGGCAGCCCGGAGCGCCGCTGCGGAAGGAGG GGATAAGGCGCATTGGCAGGAGGCctgatcagcagcagcagcagcagggtgaaGGCAAACCCATTGACAGGAGACCTGAGAGACGACCTCCCCGTGAGCGCCGATTTGATAAACCTGCCGATGAGAAGGGCGAAGGAGGAGAATTCTCTGTTGATAA ACCCATCCTGGACCGACCGATGCGTGGCCGTGGTGGACTTGGAAGAGGCCGCGGCCGTGGCCGTGGGATGGGCAGAGGAGATGGGTTTGACTCTCGTGGCAAACGTGAATTTGACAGACATAGTGGCAGCGATAGATC CGGCCTAAAGCACGAGGACAAGCGAGGTGGCAGTGGATCACACAACTGGGGAACCGTCAAAGACGAGCTCAC TGAATTGGATCAGTCTGCTGTAACTGAGGAGACGCCAGAGGGAGAGGAACATCCGCCTGCTGATTCTGAAAACAA GGAAAATGAGGTTGAAGAAGTTAAGGAGGAAGGTCCTAAGGAAATGACCCTGGACGAATGGAAAGCTATTCAAAGTAAGGATCGTGCAAAGGTTGAGTTCAACATCCGTAAACCAAATGAGGGTGCTGATGGGCAATGGAAAAAAGGATTTGTTCTTCACAAGTCAAAGAGCGAGGAG GCTCATGCTGAGGACTCGGTAATGGATCATCACTTCCGTAAGCCTGCCAATGACATCACATCCCAGCTGGAGATCAACTTTGGAGACCTTGGCCGCCCCGGACGCGGTGGCCGAGGGGGCCGGGGTGGCCGAGGACGTGGAGGCAGGGCCAGCCGTGGGGGCAGGACTGACAAG tTGGTGAAGGAGTTTGATGTGATCCACACGCCCAACCAG tcGAGTGCTTCTGCTCCTGATGTAGATGACCCAGAGGCTTTCCCAGCTCTGTCCTAA
- the SERBP1 gene encoding SERPINE1 mRNA-binding protein 1 isoform X1, producing the protein MPGHLQEGFGCVVTNRFDQLFDDESDPFEVLRAAESRRKESGGGGGAQGGGGARGGPAGAQSNSSGGAGGGGPGQAGSGGGAGSAAKQLRRESQKERKNPLPPFAASAGGERREEGGGQPGAPLRKEGIRRIGRRPDQQQQQQGEGKPIDRRPERRPPRERRFDKPADEKGEGGEFSVDKPILDRPMRGRGGLGRGRGRGRGMGRGDGFDSRGKREFDRHSGSDRSGLKHEDKRGGSGSHNWGTVKDELTELDQSAVTEETPEGEEHPPADSENKENEVEEVKEEGPKEMTLDEWKAIQSKDRAKVEFNIRKPNEGADGQWKKGFVLHKSKSEETKAMTEMQGSLLESNEAHAEDSVMDHHFRKPANDITSQLEINFGDLGRPGRGGRGGRGGRGRGGRASRGGRTDKLVKEFDVIHTPNQSSASAPDVDDPEAFPALS; encoded by the exons ATGCCCGGACACCTGCAGGAGGGCTTCGGCTGCGTCGTCACCAACCGCTTCGACCAGCTTTTCGATGACGAGTCCGACCCCTTCGAGGTGCTGCGGGCGGCCGAGAGTCGGCGGAAAgagagcggcggcggcggcggggcccaggggggcggcggggcccgaGGCGGCCCGGCGGGGGCGCAGAGCAACAGCTCGGGCGGTGCCGGCGGCGGAGGTCCGGGCCAGGCGGGCTCGGGCGGCGGAGCGGGCAGCGCGGCCAAGCAGCTGCGCAGGGAGTCCCAGAAGGAGCGCAAGAACCCGCTGCCGCCCTTCGCCGCCTCCGCCGGGGGAGAGCGCCGGGAGGAGGGCGGCGGGCAGCCCGGAGCGCCGCTGCGGAAGGAGG GGATAAGGCGCATTGGCAGGAGGCctgatcagcagcagcagcagcagggtgaaGGCAAACCCATTGACAGGAGACCTGAGAGACGACCTCCCCGTGAGCGCCGATTTGATAAACCTGCCGATGAGAAGGGCGAAGGAGGAGAATTCTCTGTTGATAA ACCCATCCTGGACCGACCGATGCGTGGCCGTGGTGGACTTGGAAGAGGCCGCGGCCGTGGCCGTGGGATGGGCAGAGGAGATGGGTTTGACTCTCGTGGCAAACGTGAATTTGACAGACATAGTGGCAGCGATAGATC CGGCCTAAAGCACGAGGACAAGCGAGGTGGCAGTGGATCACACAACTGGGGAACCGTCAAAGACGAGCTCAC TGAATTGGATCAGTCTGCTGTAACTGAGGAGACGCCAGAGGGAGAGGAACATCCGCCTGCTGATTCTGAAAACAA GGAAAATGAGGTTGAAGAAGTTAAGGAGGAAGGTCCTAAGGAAATGACCCTGGACGAATGGAAAGCTATTCAAAGTAAGGATCGTGCAAAGGTTGAGTTCAACATCCGTAAACCAAATGAGGGTGCTGATGGGCAATGGAAAAAAGGATTTGTTCTTCACAAGTCAAAGAGCGAGGAG ACAAAGGCGATGACAGAAATGCAGGGGAGTCTGCTGGAGTCAAATGAG GCTCATGCTGAGGACTCGGTAATGGATCATCACTTCCGTAAGCCTGCCAATGACATCACATCCCAGCTGGAGATCAACTTTGGAGACCTTGGCCGCCCCGGACGCGGTGGCCGAGGGGGCCGGGGTGGCCGAGGACGTGGAGGCAGGGCCAGCCGTGGGGGCAGGACTGACAAG tTGGTGAAGGAGTTTGATGTGATCCACACGCCCAACCAG tcGAGTGCTTCTGCTCCTGATGTAGATGACCCAGAGGCTTTCCCAGCTCTGTCCTAA